The sequence below is a genomic window from Lolium perenne isolate Kyuss_39 chromosome 4, Kyuss_2.0, whole genome shotgun sequence.
ataagaaggctatgtgctttgttttttcatttttttttgaaattttatgcccatttgaatcttggtcaaatcctaggtacggtttgaccaagatttgaacaagtttaaatatgaaaataaaatgtaagcccggtctggatccttcttagtcactctgaaatgaagcttttgggagatttttgaaatttccatgtttgaaacccaaaaccacttctcttcatgcttgacttcgtaagatagagtttagggttagggtagatacatgatttttctggtttgaatatgtctacaccttgtttatcaacttgagtgcttattatatgacataagaaggctatgtgctttggtttttcaattttttatgcccatttgaatcggtcaaatcctaggtttgaccaagatttgaacaagtttaaaacatgaaaataaaaggtaagctcgacctggatccttcttagtcactctaaaatgaagcttttggggtgttcttgaaatttccatgtttgaaccccaaaaccacgtctcttcattcttgtaagacagagtttagggttagggtagatacatgatttttctggtttgaatatgtctagaccgggtgagctctctttctctcttgtttgattccttttctttccttactttttatgcttatcttctctttgtttgtccggctagggcccccatcaagtttgcccagggcggcggctcccggcaggctccgcgcgtcgcgtcgccgcctctgcgcaaaaggagggagccaacgccacagcctccatcgcgcgcgcctacgccgccgccgcctgcgggtactccgcctcccgcaggggcgccttccttcgccgtgccggcGTCGGCACCTGATCGCGGCACGCAGGCCGAACCGACGCGGCGGCCGACGGCTGGATGACATGTTCTCGCGCCGGACTCGCCTTCCGGACCCGGTCGGGGCCGGCCAGGGCATGCCGCacaaccggagccggagccggcagagctgCACCGCCCGCGGCGAGCCGGAGCCGGCGGCTGCGCCgccctgcgaccggagccggagccaggccaagcgtggtggtgctggatgagagcccggagggggcacctcaggcgccggagacggccgcgccggctgggccatctgctGCGCCCGGAGCGTCACCACCGCCGGGGCCGACGACaaaggagccggccaggcaggagccggcaagggatgagccggtgcgcacggagggcgccgactcgcgcgcgttggtgaggacgggagccccatcggcgccgcagcagggcctgcacgtggccaagggtgccatgcttctgcatgtgccatccgcctccgactccagccttggctcggctggcactatggagcaggcgtggctccgcgccgactcctacgaggtgaccagccgggaggggaaccccggccaagcatcggtggagatgttcttctccagcctgcaggccaacctcaaggccagggctgccgaggccgcggccaacgttgCCAACGTGGACGAAGCCGACAAGgtaagcttcatctgttttttgatttggttgtcgtcctggtagccctccgaggcatgggccggctgcttggagccggtccgggtttcgcctagctgactgtttttctcttttccttaggctgtgatggatcggcgcaccactctgtacaaccgcgccgtgacccactaccacaaggccaagctggaccgggccgacttggctcgcgagcttgcGACCGTCAAGGGTAGGATCTTGCTTCTTCTgactcgatgtcttctttctttttagtcttcgttggctgacgtttctttccggttgcctcgcagttgaagccaccaaggtcccgcggctggaggcggatctccgggctgctcgcgcccagtgcgccgagagcgaggaggcgggccgatctgccaccgccaagctcaagctggctgagcaggagctgacgcggctgcgtcTGCTTGAGCAGAACCACCTCACCGAGCTTGCCTCCCttcggacggcggagaaggagaaggtggaggatctgagctggcggctgacggaggtggagaagcagcgccttgcgctgcaggaggaggtcaccaccaagtccacggagctgacggctaccgccaagcgctggacggacgagattggcgcgcttgatcgcggcttgtcgggtgagtgcatctttacgttcctttccctttgccggctttcggctgtcggctgccggctttcgttggcagccggcggcagaaacttctgatttcttcgctatctccatcttcgggctgggggcagtcggttcttgccggctgccgccaggcttttccttttgtcttaggacttcgaaaatttgcatttttcagcttatttcggcttcgatgatttctgacttgcttcttcttgtagcggccttcccggagacgcaggatgcGGCGCTAGCGGCCGTTGGCGTTGCACGCGATGCCAGGAGGCggacgactggcgagggcagctctgagtacttcaccatggaggactacatggcgtccatggctgcccgcgtcgagcccatcaccaagcttggctgggagcttcggaaggcggctgaggagctggtgccgatgctgtggcccgcggaggcggtgccgcaagatatctccagcctcacctccttgatggaacgggcgccggatcgcttcctctactggagggagtcggccacgcgcgctggtgccgacatggcgctgtccttcgtcctctcttggtacaacgaggtggacctggggcagctcgagttccggcgagccggcgtggaggacaagctcccagccgaacacaagaccgcccgccttgcccgagccagcgccatcgccgacttcgtcgacaagggcgtcttcgtcgcggacccgaaccctccatccgatgaggactacatggaagatgaggaggcggaagacgagcccgaagacgacccggcagccggctccgctgacgctcctccggctggtccttctccagccgcggcttagttttacctgtctttcagttgttcttttgccaagacaatttattaaatccccgggatgccgggtgcatatgtatgaatattatcgtcctttcgtTATGTCAcattttaatgtgtttgttaatcatttgtatgccgagttgctttctttcaactcgttcgctttttcccatccgccccactctttggctgtgctcttgccggtcgtacgtccgactttcgATCCATCGCCGGATCaaaagcgggccgctgggtgaggccgacagtatttcggtcgaacgagctgaattcggcaatccggcacttttatgaaaagttgcaagtcaactcgcttttactctttcccttagtcgtttttcgcgtgccggctccctaggccttactcccgccagccggacagccgggttgcagtCTGTAGCtgggtcggaagccggctgtcggaaaccggatcacgttactgagccggccgcgtgaaagggttcaagccaattggcggaacgaagtagagtacgcgaaaaacttgtcagaaacggcgctcttggcgcgtgctttttcatagcttacaaaagggatacaagggatacatacattcctgctctcatgtgtaaaatgggcggagtaagttgacattccagggacgtttagtctcctcgtcagccttgtccggcttgtttttcttagcctcttgggcatctatgagatagtaggaatcattgcctactgccttgctcacgatgaagggaccctcccatggggatgacagtttatgctatccggctgtccgctggatcagccggagcactaggtctccttctcggaatgctaagggctggaccttccggctgtgatagcgtcggaggctttgctggtagatagtagatctggacgcagccagcagccgggcctcttcgaccaggtcgactccatcttcgcgagcttctttggcttcggcttctatgtagagcttgatccttggcgcgtcgtgctcgatatcagttggcaagacggcttcggccccgtatacgaggaaaaatggtgtgaagccgactgagcggtttgtcgttgtgcgcaggctccacagcacattgggcagttcttcaatccagcagccggctgctcgctcaagcggctccaccagccggggccggatgccggctaggactaagccgttagccttttccacttgtccgttggactctgggtgcgccacagaagatagggccatccggatccccatttccccgcaatagcgagagaagatgccctgggagaagttgctgccgttgtcggtgatgatgctgtgggggtagctgaatctcacaatgatttccttgaggaatgtgacggctgtggagccgtccagcttcttgattggcttggcctcgatccacttggtgaatttgtcaatcatcaccaagagatgtgtcatgccacctcgcgctgttctgaatgggcctaccatatccaagccccatacggcaaatggccatgtgatggggatggttttcaaggcggaagccggctggtgtctcttctttgcgaagcgctgacagccgttgcacttcttcaccaactcttctgcgtctctgagcgcagtcggccagtaaaaaccgtgccggaaagctttggccactatggctctggatgaggcgtgatgtccgcactctccttggtggatttcccgtaggagttcaatcccttcagccggctcgacgcaccgctggaacaccccacttacgctgcgtttgtacagctggtggttgatgattgtataggccttggcccttctctcaatctgcctggcctggactcgtcATCGTgcgacaccgtcggtgaggtaggagaggaattcttgtgcccatgaaggtacgcatcttatctcgaatacgctgaccgacAGGGCCTCCTgcatgggagcttccggattcgactgcatggtcgtcgggttcggcttgctagccggcgggttcggcttgctagcccccgagtttgggaagcccccgggttggactgagaagtccccgggttcgcgtggtagccggcgggtttggctttgaagcccccgacttgggcgatgaagcccccgggttcggctgagcagcccccgggtcagccggcacgaatattgaatccgagtccggtgacggtatgatggacggcttcttgagaaccgccaaggcgatgcccggcggaatggcttgccgggttgagccaatcttggacaaggcgtcagccgcctcgttgtttgctcgtggcacatggtggaattcgcagccgtcgaagaagccggatagctactggacatggaagcggtatgaggccatgttggcgtccttcgcgtcccagtcgccagatgcttattgtatgaccaagtcggagtcaccgaagcagagtatgcgacgcacgccaatctccttggccagcttcagtccatgaatgagcgcttcatactccgccacattgttggatgcggcgaagtggatctgcaggacgtagtccagccggtctcccttgggagaggtgaggacgatgccggctcccaagccgttgcgcatcttcgagccgtcgaagtgcatcttccagtgtgtggaatccggcacaggcggcaggtattgcatctcagcccagtcgacgaagaagtccgcgaggatctgcgacttgatggctgtgcgtggctcgtagaggatggtgtgggcggctagctccagggcccacttggcaacccggccattggcatccttgctgccgatgatttccgccaagggcgctgtggcaaccaccttgatggggtgctcttggaagtagtgcttgagcttcttggccgccatgtagacgtcgtaggtgaccttctggtagtgggggtagttttgcttcgactgggagagcacttcgctaaggtagtagactggacgctggaccagctgctccctgccgtcttctttgcgctccaccaccaggacaacgctaaccactcggttggtggcagcgatgtacaacagcatcggctccattgaagccggcgttgtaaggattggcgcggttgagagcacgcgcttcaagtcacggaaagcttcatccgcctgcggtgaccagacgaacttgtccgccttcttcatcaattgatacaggggcagtgccttctcccccagccggctgacaaagcggctcaaggaagccaggcagccagcgaacttctggacgtccttgaggcactgcggcagttccatcttctccagggcactgatcttctccgggttggcttcgatccctcgctgagagacgaggtaaccaaggagctggccagacggcacgccgaatgtgcacttggccgggttgagcttcatccggaatcttctcagattggtgaaggtttctctcaggtcatcaaggagggtagtcgtctccttggtctttacaacgacatcatccacatacgcgtgaacgtttctgccgatttgatcctgcaagcatttttgcatgcacctttggtaggtggcgcctgcatttttcaagccgaacggcatagtcgtgtagcaataagccccatacggggcaatgaacgaagtctttatttgatcagccggattcaaaggaatctggtggtagcctgaataggcatctaggaaagacaatagttcacagccggcagtcgagtctataacttgatctatgcgcggcagggggaaggggtccttcgggcacgccttgttcaggctggtgtagtcgatacacatgcgccaggagccgtttttcttcaaaaccaggaccgggttcgccaaccagtccgggtgcagcacttccatgatgaagccggctgccagcagccgggcgatttcttcaccgatggccttccttcgttcttcggcgaagcgcctgagaggctgcttcaccggtttggcttcaggccggacgtggaggtggtgctcagccaactccctcggcacacctggcatgtctcttggagtccatgcgaagatgtcccgattctcacggaggaagctggtgagctcgctttcctatttcttgctcaagccggcaccgatggtgacgtacttgtccggctgcgccgggtccagcaggatcttcttggtgttgtcggccggctggaagtgagtcgtcccagccgggttgcctgcagccggcatgtctgtccgcgcggccttggcgagggcgacggcgtcgtggatgagctgcttctcggtggcgatgaccagcgtctgggccatcttggagctctgcgtggcgcagtccatggagcggcgatagtcgccggctatggtgatgacccccttggggccaggcagcttcatcttcaggtacccgtagtggggcaccgccatgaacttggtcaaggccggcctgcctaggagcgcgtggtagggactcatgaggtccaccacctcgaactcgattctctcggtgcggaagtggtccggcttcccgaacatcacctccagcgtgatccggccgatcggctggcagcaatggcctggcacaatgccatggaagacggtgggggtggggcacaactcggcctcctggatgcacagcttgcgggcggtgtcgcggtagaggatgttgatgctgctgccgccgtcgatgaggacgcgcgaaaaacgcacgctgcgccgggttgtgccgatggtggggtcgaggaccatggcgtagctgcccggcttcggcaggacagccggtgtgtcgcggcgatcaaaggtgatggcctgctctgaccagtttaggtactgggagaccggcggtatgaccgcgttgacctcgagggaacggctctgctggctcgttttgtcctcgggctcggaggtgaagatgatgtaggtagcatcttcggccagatatcggccgccatggtgcacttggttagcctcgtggtgctcgaggttggcgttctctgcgccggcttggccacccggcccgccggctggtggaggcgggggtggaggcgggagaggttcaccgcttgtcagccgcttcatgaagtggcagtcgcgggtggtgtggttggaggggttcttgccgctgtggtacttgcacggcgagtcgagcatctgctcgaaggtgtacttcggcttccactgccggtcttgcttctggcggcggctgccgcctgccgcgttgtctgccacggcggctacgtgggcggagccgtaccggcggtccggctggtcgctgtgacgcttgccgcggtagttgtcccgccggctgccatgagaggcgccgtctgccggcttgtgctcagccgacttgatgttgtcccttcttgctggggccggtgaaacatcagccggcgccttgccggcttcctcagccagcgcgtacttgtccgcgatggccatcaaggcggccatggacttgggctcgctgcggcgcagcttgtgccacagcatggtgttgggccggcagccgcccatgaagaagctgatggcttggatctcgtgcacaccctcgcaggagttgcgcatctcgcaccagtgcgtcaggtatgcgcggtccgtctcgtccgggccctgcttgcacatctcaagctgttggggccgacccgaccggcggtagcagccggtgaagttgctgatgaaggccgcttcgaagtccagccagccgtttatgctgccggcaggcaagttgttgagccatgtgcgggcggagccgagcagcatgaggggggagtagcgcacagcccagcgcttgttgcctttggcgatgccgactgcggtggagtagtcctgcagccagtcctccggcttggcagtgccgtcgtacttgggggtgtcgcgcgggagctggaagccgtcgatcatgggctcgttgatgatgcgtgggccaaagcactttgggccggctggagcttcttcttccgcaatgcgggattcgaccagccggtcgaggcggtctctggcgtcggtgggctcgatgcgggggcccagccgggaacgtgccggctggcgtgtgccggctgcttctggagccggccggtgctggcggcggggctcggagtcttgctcctggttccagcttgggggaggccggctgcggctgctgccgctcggctggtggctcggccggcccgagtgacaaggtatcaacttgtcaatgcctatggattgtaggctaaggtttagttggaagtagagggtaagtagatctcgaaggtttcagccgaaaagtactcgacgactatgagaactagggtttgtaacaatgattcgattacctcttcgtccctcgactccccatttatataggaggtggagccgagggtttcgttttgtacaagttacagagtccgggacggtttctaactcatcccgccagatttacaaataacacttcctattacaactctaactttccttaatatatcttgggctcccgaatcttcttattcttcgggtattgggccttcattaaaccccgggtactatcttcggcaggcccatttgggatgcctatgtcagtagcccccgagattttgcttgaatcgtagagtcagggaaaatctccactgttttatttttattcaagagctttaacttttttatatttcttcacataaaattctatattgtacagggatactggtagttggggctagttcatctgacggatcaggtactagttaactgctctagtggcaatccccaaaaacctacttcaagaccacgtccctggacatgatctcgggatactggtgtaaacttcgacaggtgccgcttaaggtcttaccattctgtcgagtcccagtcaaatttatcgagtacctaacgcgtccgttaggatttttcttcgtatctgttgatacggataaaagtagcagagcgcagtcttcggcgatgccacgcccagcagaacggatctggggtcttaccttcgcaaatttgcggcattcagaaattgatcgcaactttggcgttctgagaatatattgtcgagtgcttttccggctgttggaatggcacattttatcgagtcacatatgacttatattgctctcccgatgggagtatatgtagagttaattataactcgaaatatactctcttgcttttctatcttttcttttttaatttcatcgggcacgcgaacagcgttcccgatgggagtagcccccgaggctacagccgagaacttgtgcttggttgtaggctcaacattttagtccaccttgtcgctatattgtcattatttcccaatatgatctttttttttttatctctcgggtgcgcgaacagcgctcccgatgggagtagcccccgaggctacagccaaggacttgtgcttggttgtaggctcccgcaatttctatactgccatactcgaaattttactttttatcaaagtagcccccgagcatttgggcaaaaacttgtatttgatcaaaggctcccgaagtatttaataacttctcctgtcgccaatcttcttttatttttcttgtcggcatgcttcccttaatcaaatttacttcatctctgttaatagtcgtgatttttctgtttTGTGGGTCCATtatttccaccacgttgacacgtcgtgcaagtgggggacacacgtcctccgcttttgctggcgcacgtacggtaacgcctatctcagtaaaaatacctttttacccttttatctagaagatcttttttcaccacacgatttcttcatccaacggtgcattgcttcgcccgattcttatataaacctttcttcaacctccgttcactccctcgcttgcgccgcacatctgttcctctttgcaaaaacttcccctgcgcccaactctctttgatcttccgcactcacgaacattgctttttccagtgtcgttgatgccaccgcgcacgcgactcactcgccacagcactccagagtccaagatggccgttgaagatcttgagtgggagagatctaaaatctccaaccaagacgt
It includes:
- the LOC127346686 gene encoding uncharacterized protein, with protein sequence MPHNRSRSRQSCTARGEPEPAAAPPCDRSRSQNHLTELASLRTAEKEKVEDLSWRLTEVEKQRLALQEEVTTKSTELTATAKRWTDEIGALDRGLSAAFPETQDAALAAVGVARDARRRTTGEGSSEYFTMEDYMASMAARVEPITKLGWELRKAAEELVPMLWPAEAVPQDISSLTSLMERAPDRFLYWRESATRAGADMALSFVLSWYNEVDLGQLEFRRAGVEDKLPAEHKTARLARASAIADFVDKGSCYLSDGPFPVYFDQLIPSGASLMDNRRP